GCAACCGGCCTCCAGGCAAAGACTCTGGTCTACTGCTCAGAAGGATCGCCTGAAGGTTTTAACCCACAGCTCTTTACCTCTGGAACCACCTTCGATGCCAGCTCACGCCAGATTTATAACCGTCTGGTGGAGTTCACTATCGGTACCACCGAGTTGCACCCGGCTCTGGCGGAGAAGTGGGATGTCAGCGAAGACGGTAAAACCTACACCTTCCACCTGCGTAAGGGCGTGAAGTGGCAGACCACCAAAGATTTCAAACCGACGCGCGACTTTAACGCCGACGATGTCATTTATACCTTTGAGCGCCAGCTCGACAAGAATCATAAGTACCACAACGTTTCTGGCGGCAGCTATGAGTATTTCGAAGGCATGGATATGCCGAAACTCATCAGCAAAATTGAGAAAGTTGACGACAACACCGTTCGCTTTGTGCTGACCCGTCCGGAAGCGCCATTCCTGGCGAACCTGGGTATGGACTTCGCTTCGGTTCTGTCGGCGGAATATGCCGATAAGATGCTGGCCGCCGGTACCCCGGAAAAAGTTGACCTGAACCCGGTCGGCACCGGGCCGTTCCAGCTGGTGCAATACCAGAAAGACTCCCGCATTCTCTACAAAGCCAACCCGGAATACTGGGAAGGTAAGCCGAAAATCGATCGCCTGGTGTTCTCTATTACTCCTGATGCTTCAGTTCGTTATGCCAAGCTGCAAAAAGGTGAGTGCCAGGTTATGCCTTATCCAAACCCGGCAGATCTGGCGAGCATGAAGAAAGACAGTAAGATCAACCTGATGGAGCAGCCTGGTCTGAACGTGGGTTATCTGTCTTTCAACACCGAGAAGAAGCCGCTGGATAACCAGAAGGTACGCCAGGCGCTGACCATGTCGGTGAATAAAGAAGCTATCATCAAGGCCGTTTACCAGGGCGCTGGCCAGCCAGCCAAAAACCTGATCCCACCGACTATGTGGGGCTACAACGATGATGTGAAGGACTACGCCTACGATCCGGAAAAAGCCAAAGCTCTGCTCAAAGAAGCGGGCATGGCCGATGGATTCACCATCGACCTGTGGGCAATGCCGGTGCAGCGCCCGTATAACCCGAACGCCCGCCGCATGGCGGAGATGATTCAGGCTGACTGGGCCAAAATTGGCGTTAAAGCCAACATCGTGAGCTACGAGTGGGGCGAATACCTCAAGCGTGCTAAGTCTGGCGAACACCAGACCGTGATGATGGGCTGGACCGGGGATAACGGGGATCCGGATAACTTCTTCGCCACCCTGTTTAGCTGCGCTGCGGCTAAAGATGGTTCTAACTACTCACGCTGGTGCTACAAGCCGTTTGAGGATCTGATCCAGCCTGCACGGGCAACGGAAGATCATAACAAGCGTATTGAGCTGTATAAGCAGGCTCAGGTCGTGATGCATGACCAGGCTCCAGCCCTGATCATCGCT
This genomic interval from Salmonella enterica subsp. enterica serovar Choleraesuis contains the following:
- a CDS encoding ABC transporter substrate-binding protein codes for the protein MPISLNKPGLLKLALSLAALTVATGLQAKTLVYCSEGSPEGFNPQLFTSGTTFDASSRQIYNRLVEFTIGTTELHPALAEKWDVSEDGKTYTFHLRKGVKWQTTKDFKPTRDFNADDVIYTFERQLDKNHKYHNVSGGSYEYFEGMDMPKLISKIEKVDDNTVRFVLTRPEAPFLANLGMDFASVLSAEYADKMLAAGTPEKVDLNPVGTGPFQLVQYQKDSRILYKANPEYWEGKPKIDRLVFSITPDASVRYAKLQKGECQVMPYPNPADLASMKKDSKINLMEQPGLNVGYLSFNTEKKPLDNQKVRQALTMSVNKEAIIKAVYQGAGQPAKNLIPPTMWGYNDDVKDYAYDPEKAKALLKEAGMADGFTIDLWAMPVQRPYNPNARRMAEMIQADWAKIGVKANIVSYEWGEYLKRAKSGEHQTVMMGWTGDNGDPDNFFATLFSCAAAKDGSNYSRWCYKPFEDLIQPARATEDHNKRIELYKQAQVVMHDQAPALIIAHSTVFEPVSKKVSGYKVDPLGGHYFVNVDIAE